Proteins from one Parasteatoda tepidariorum isolate YZ-2023 chromosome 4, CAS_Ptep_4.0, whole genome shotgun sequence genomic window:
- the LOC122268277 gene encoding glucose dehydrogenase [FAD, quinone]-like — MKSIGAKPLDTVYPGCEKFQKYSDDYYRCHARSAPITQNHEVGTAKMGHPNDPTTVVDPELRVKGIKGLRVVDASIMPIVPSGNTNIPTIMIAEKASDIIKGGIHCQN, encoded by the exons ATGAAATCTATTGGAGCTAAGCCTCTCGACACTGTGTATCCTGgttgtgaaaaatttcaaaaatatagtgaTGATTATTACCGTTGCCATGCAAGATCTGCACCAATAACACAAAATCATGAAGTGGGGACAGCAAAAATGGGTCACCCAAATGACCCAACGACAGTGGTTGATCCAGAGTTAAG ggTAAAGGGAATAAAGGGCTTGAGAGTTGTAGATGCATCAATTATGCCGATTGTACCTTCAGGAAATACTAACATTCCAACTATTATGATTGCAGAGAAAGCCTCTGATATAATTAAAGGAGGTATTCATTGCCAAAACTAA
- the LOC107438227 gene encoding glucose dehydrogenase [FAD, quinone]-like: MKVVEGVEEMGYEILDSNGARQTGFYISQGNLRNGQRCSTAKAYLVPAENRTNLDILLNAFVHKVNIKNGQAVGVTFDVNGTIYKITAKKEVIMSAGTVNSAQLLMLSGIGPKEELMKHGIPLVTDLPVGRNLQDHCSALNLYTLDSSIPPFPELMSSNKSFHQYLTNRTGPLSSLKGLVATAFLNNGYIRPKSDNPNYQLYINAVDVKSLKQRGLTEEAYRQTYQPYEGRSVYLCDSEVLQPKSRGTVTLQSADPHKPPLIDPNYFAVSEDLEDIVEGIKTCQRLSETQAMKSIGAKPIITVYPGCEKFQKYSDDYYRCHARSAPITQNHEVGTAKMGHPNDPTTVVDPELRVKGIKGLRVVDASVMPIVPSGNTNIPTIMIAEKASDIIKGSIHCQN, translated from the exons ATGAAAGTAGTTGAAGGTGTTGAAGAAATGGGATATGAGATACTTGATTCCAATGGTGCTCGCCAAACAG gatTTTACATTTCTCAAGGAAATCTGCGAAATGGACAAAGATGCAGTACAGCTAAAGCTTATTTAGTACCCGCAGAAAACCGAACAAATTTGGATATTCTGCTGAACGCTTTTGTTCATAAG gttaacattaaaaatggaCAAGCTGTTGGAGTTACATTCGATGTGAATggaacaatatataaaataacagcGAAAAAAGAAGTCATAATGTCTGCCGGCACTGTCAACTCGGCTCAATTGCTCATGCTTTCAGGCATTGGTCCAAAGGAGGAACTTATGAAACACGGC ATTCCTCTTGTGACTGATTTGCcagttggaagaaatttgcaaGACCATTGCTCTGCTTTAAATCTCTATACACTGGATTCTAGCATCCCTCCTTTTCCAGAATTGATGTCCAGTAATAAAAGCTTTCACCAATATCTAACTAACAGAACAG GACCGCTCTCATCCCTTAAAGGTCTTGTTGCcactgcatttttaaataatggttaTATACGTCCAAAATCTGATAATCCAAATTATCAGCTTTATATAAATGCTGTCGAtgtgaaaagtttaaaacaacGTGGTCTTACGGAAGAA GCTTACAGACAAACCTACCAACCCTACGAAGGCAGATCAGTTTATCTTTGTGATTCGGAAGTTCTACAACCAAAAAGCCGCGGTACGGTAACGTTACAGTCAGCAGATCCCCATAAACCTCCTTTAATTGATCCAAACTATTTTGCTGTATCGGAAGATTTGGAGGATATTGTAGAAG GTATAAAAACTTGCCAAAGGCTTTCCGAAACTCAAGCAATGAAATCTATTGGAGCTAAGCCTATCATCACTGTGTATCCTGGTTgtgagaaatttcaaaaatatagtgaTGATTATTACCGTTGTCATGCAAGATCAGCACCAATAACACAAAATCATGAAGTGGGGACAGCAAAAATGGGTCACCCAAATGACCCAACGACAGTGGTTGATCCAGAGTTAAG gGTAAAGGGAATAAAGGGCTTAAGAGTTGTAGATGCATCAGTTATGCCGATTGTACCTTCTGGAAATACTAACATTCCAACTATTATGATTGCCGAGAAAGCCTCTGATATAATTAAAGGAAGTATTCATTGCCAAAACTaa